The following coding sequences lie in one Spirosoma sp. KUDC1026 genomic window:
- a CDS encoding inorganic phosphate transporter — protein MFGLETDVFILLFISLFAACAFEFVNGFHDTANAVATVIYTNSLKPTVAVVWSGICNFAGVLLGGIGVAMGIVNLLPVELLVDQNVYHSVAMVLALLLSSIIWNLGTWYFGLPSSSSHTLIGSILGVGLAFSTLPDSQGNSAVNWEKAIETGEALLLSPLLGFSMAIILMFVLRRSVPDDVKDSLFKEPKKNTEPPSWIRGVLIATCSLVSFFHGSNDGQKGVGLIMLILIGIVPFQFAVKPDMDPALLLPNIQAIQQTTAVLDSNQLAPVNRARLTKTINELAELKTMIDGSTASGQIPNEKRLDVRRDLLLINSNMNKIIEDEGANLSASQIATLKHSLSEESGLRRFTDYAPFWVILMIALSLGLGTMIGWRRIVVTVGEKIGKQHLTYAQGASAELVAASMIGIASGLKLPVSTTHVLSSGIAGSMVASKGIKNLQAGTVRNIALAWVLTLPVSILLSFTLYIFFRWVM, from the coding sequence ATGTTCGGATTAGAAACGGATGTTTTTATCCTCCTCTTTATCAGCCTCTTTGCCGCCTGTGCGTTTGAATTTGTTAATGGTTTCCACGATACGGCCAACGCAGTTGCCACTGTAATTTATACCAACTCTTTAAAACCAACGGTTGCCGTTGTCTGGTCGGGTATCTGCAACTTTGCGGGTGTGCTGCTGGGTGGTATCGGGGTGGCGATGGGTATCGTCAATCTGCTACCGGTCGAATTGTTAGTCGATCAAAATGTTTATCATAGCGTGGCTATGGTGCTGGCGCTCTTGCTTAGCTCCATCATCTGGAACCTGGGAACCTGGTATTTTGGGCTGCCCAGTTCCAGTTCGCACACGTTGATCGGCTCTATTCTGGGCGTTGGGCTCGCCTTCTCTACGTTGCCTGACAGCCAAGGTAACTCAGCCGTAAACTGGGAAAAGGCCATCGAAACGGGCGAAGCCCTGCTGCTATCACCCCTGCTGGGTTTTAGTATGGCCATTATTCTAATGTTCGTGTTACGTCGGTCAGTTCCGGACGATGTGAAAGATTCACTGTTTAAAGAACCCAAGAAAAATACCGAGCCACCTTCCTGGATTCGCGGGGTTCTGATTGCTACCTGCTCGCTGGTAAGCTTTTTCCACGGCAGCAACGACGGTCAGAAAGGGGTGGGGCTCATCATGCTTATTCTGATCGGTATCGTCCCATTCCAGTTTGCGGTGAAACCAGATATGGACCCCGCTTTGCTGCTGCCCAACATTCAGGCTATTCAGCAAACCACTGCCGTGCTGGATTCGAATCAGCTGGCTCCCGTTAACCGGGCTCGTCTGACCAAAACCATTAATGAACTGGCGGAGCTGAAAACGATGATTGATGGATCGACGGCCAGTGGCCAGATTCCTAACGAAAAGCGACTGGACGTTCGCCGGGACCTGCTGTTGATTAACAGCAACATGAACAAAATTATAGAGGATGAAGGAGCCAATCTGAGTGCCAGTCAGATCGCAACCCTGAAACACAGCCTGAGCGAAGAAAGTGGCCTGCGCCGGTTTACAGACTACGCTCCATTCTGGGTAATTCTGATGATTGCTTTATCACTAGGGCTCGGCACTATGATCGGCTGGCGCCGGATTGTCGTAACGGTCGGGGAGAAGATTGGTAAGCAGCACCTGACCTACGCGCAGGGAGCCTCGGCCGAATTGGTAGCCGCGAGTATGATCGGTATTGCTTCGGGTCTGAAACTGCCCGTGAGTACAACCCACGTACTGTCGTCGGGGATTGCCGGTAGTATGGTCGCCAGCAAAGGGATTAAAAACCTACAGGCTGGAACCGTACGTAACATCGCACTAGCCTGGGTCCTGACCTTACCTGTGTCGATTCTGCTGTCGTTTACGCTTTATATTTTCTTCCGCTGGGTAATGTAA
- the rlmN gene encoding 23S rRNA (adenine(2503)-C(2))-methyltransferase RlmN produces the protein MKQDIRKLTAPQLKDWMGQHGEQGFRAKQVHEWLWKKSALSFEQMTNLSLPTRELLSTHFEIRPLTVDQQQHSNDGTIKSSFRLFDGNLVEGVLIPALRNADNDRMTACVSSQVGCSLTCKFCATGYMDRKRNLDAAEIYDQVVAIDRQARTNYDAPLSNIVYMGMGEPLLNYKNVLESVDRITSPDGLGMSPKRITVSTAGIAKMIRQLGDDAVKFNLALSLHAANDQKRNQIMPINESNTLDALGDALNYFYKKTGTRVTFEYIVFYNFNDTLQDAQELWTFTKKVPAKINIIEYNPIAEANFKNTDPKTLDRFADFLDSKGVNVNVRRSRGKDIDAACGQLAGKK, from the coding sequence ATGAAACAGGACATACGGAAGCTAACCGCCCCCCAGCTGAAAGACTGGATGGGCCAGCACGGAGAACAGGGGTTTCGGGCCAAACAGGTACACGAGTGGCTCTGGAAAAAATCGGCCCTGTCGTTCGAACAGATGACGAATCTGTCGCTACCAACACGGGAACTCCTTAGTACGCACTTTGAGATTAGACCGCTCACTGTCGATCAGCAGCAGCACAGCAACGATGGTACGATCAAATCTTCCTTTCGACTGTTTGACGGAAACCTGGTTGAAGGGGTGCTGATTCCGGCGCTGCGGAACGCGGATAACGACAGAATGACGGCCTGCGTATCGAGTCAGGTTGGTTGCTCACTGACCTGTAAATTCTGTGCGACGGGCTACATGGACCGGAAACGCAATCTGGACGCTGCCGAAATATACGATCAGGTAGTTGCCATCGACCGGCAGGCCCGGACGAACTACGACGCACCCTTGTCCAACATTGTGTATATGGGGATGGGGGAGCCGTTGCTGAATTATAAGAACGTACTTGAGTCCGTTGATCGGATCACGTCGCCCGATGGGCTTGGCATGTCGCCGAAGCGTATTACCGTGTCAACGGCGGGTATTGCCAAGATGATCCGTCAACTGGGTGATGATGCCGTGAAATTCAATCTGGCCTTGTCGCTGCACGCGGCCAACGACCAGAAACGCAATCAGATTATGCCCATCAACGAGAGCAACACGCTGGATGCGCTGGGTGATGCGTTAAATTATTTCTACAAGAAGACCGGCACCCGCGTTACGTTTGAATACATCGTTTTCTATAACTTCAACGATACGCTGCAGGACGCTCAGGAGCTCTGGACGTTCACGAAAAAAGTACCGGCCAAGATCAATATCATTGAATACAATCCTATTGCAGAGGCAAACTTTAAGAACACCGATCCAAAAACGCTGGATCGGTTCGCCGATTTTCTTGATAGTAAAGGCGTAAACGTGAATGTACGCCGTAGCCGGGGTAAGGATATTGATGCCGCCTGCGGACAACTAGCTGGTAAAAAGTAG
- a CDS encoding CvpA family protein: MFIPLAWGAFNGYRKGLLIEIIGVIAFVAAMIVGFKFLSFGIDLLSPYISREMARRLLPWLGFSVIFFPTVFMINQLGFSLRRSLRYTILGTFDSVAGAAVGLFTWLFGISVILWLFSYMGVQIPDRQKEGALLYPYIRPIAPSVMDRVVLWMPKGLEAGKKWKQENITKE, encoded by the coding sequence ATGTTTATTCCCCTGGCCTGGGGAGCGTTTAATGGCTATCGCAAAGGTCTCCTTATTGAGATCATTGGGGTTATTGCGTTTGTGGCGGCCATGATCGTGGGATTCAAATTCCTGTCGTTTGGTATTGATCTGCTGAGCCCTTACATCAGCCGGGAGATGGCCAGGCGATTGCTGCCGTGGCTGGGGTTCTCGGTTATTTTCTTTCCTACAGTTTTCATGATTAACCAGCTGGGGTTCTCGCTGCGTCGGTCGCTGCGGTACACCATCCTGGGTACGTTCGACAGCGTAGCTGGAGCGGCCGTCGGGCTTTTTACGTGGCTGTTTGGAATTAGTGTTATTCTTTGGTTGTTCAGCTATATGGGCGTCCAGATTCCTGATCGTCAGAAGGAAGGCGCTTTGTTATACCCGTATATCCGACCGATAGCCCCCAGCGTTATGGACAGAGTCGTGTTGTGGATGCCGAAAGGGCTGGAAGCGGGGAAAAAGTGGAAACAGGAAAACATAACGAAAGAGTGA
- a CDS encoding GatB/YqeY domain-containing protein — MTLKQQIDADIKQAMLAKDQGKLRALRAVKSMILLEETKEGATGELKPEDETRILTKAVKQRKDSADIYRQQNREDLLATEESEIAVIEQYLPKQLTEEELKEKLQAIISRVGASVPSDMGKVMGVATKELAGQADGKAISAMVKQLL, encoded by the coding sequence ATGACACTTAAACAACAAATCGACGCCGATATAAAGCAGGCTATGCTGGCCAAAGATCAGGGAAAACTACGGGCACTGCGTGCAGTTAAATCCATGATCCTGCTCGAAGAAACCAAAGAAGGCGCAACGGGTGAACTGAAGCCCGAAGACGAAACCCGCATCCTGACGAAAGCCGTTAAACAACGGAAAGACTCGGCCGATATTTACCGTCAGCAGAACCGCGAAGACCTGCTGGCTACCGAAGAGTCCGAGATTGCGGTCATTGAACAATATCTGCCTAAACAACTGACGGAAGAGGAATTGAAGGAAAAACTTCAGGCAATCATCAGCCGCGTTGGCGCTTCGGTTCCATCCGACATGGGTAAAGTAATGGGCGTTGCCACGAAAGAACTCGCTGGCCAGGCCGATGGCAAAGCCATCTCCGCCATGGTGAAGCAACTACTGTAA
- a CDS encoding pyridoxine 5'-phosphate synthase, whose protein sequence is MTRLSVNINKIATIRNARGGNNPNLVKVALDCERFGAQGITVHPRPDERHIRYQDVLDLKDVVTTEFNIEGNPDERFIDLVKRVKPDQVTLVPDAPDAITSNAGWNTVRYADHLKKLIDTFKEDGIRVSIFVDADERMVEGAKMVGTDRIELYTEPYATQYPDNPEQAVALFVKAAQKAQELGLGLNAGHDLSLENLRYFAQEVPGLLEVSIGHALISDALYFGLENTIQMYRRELV, encoded by the coding sequence ATGACACGGTTAAGCGTCAACATCAATAAAATTGCTACCATCCGCAACGCGCGGGGGGGCAATAACCCCAATCTGGTTAAGGTGGCCCTCGACTGCGAGCGTTTTGGTGCACAAGGCATCACGGTTCACCCCCGCCCTGACGAGCGCCACATTCGGTATCAGGACGTACTGGATCTAAAGGACGTTGTAACTACTGAGTTCAACATTGAAGGCAATCCCGACGAGCGGTTTATTGACCTGGTGAAGCGGGTGAAGCCCGATCAGGTGACGCTTGTTCCTGATGCGCCGGACGCGATTACGTCGAATGCAGGCTGGAATACCGTTCGTTACGCAGATCACCTGAAAAAGCTGATCGATACGTTCAAAGAAGACGGAATCCGCGTGTCTATTTTCGTTGACGCGGATGAGCGGATGGTTGAAGGGGCCAAGATGGTCGGCACCGACCGGATCGAACTGTATACAGAACCCTACGCTACCCAATACCCCGACAACCCCGAACAAGCTGTGGCTTTATTTGTGAAAGCTGCGCAAAAAGCGCAGGAACTGGGTCTCGGCCTGAACGCGGGTCATGATCTGAGCCTGGAAAATTTACGGTATTTCGCCCAGGAGGTTCCTGGTCTGCTGGAAGTTTCCATCGGGCATGCCCTAATCAGCGATGCCCTCTATTTCGGACTCGAAAACACAATCCAGATGTACCGGCGTGAGCTGGTGTAG
- a CDS encoding mannose-1-phosphate guanylyltransferase, with protein sequence MNHTYVIIMAGGIGTRFWPFSRTSYPKQFHDVLGTGRTLLQQTADRFDGICPPENLFIVTSSLYKDLCQKQLPQLSDDQVLCEPIARNTAPCIAYACYKIAQRDPNANIIVAPADHIILKEDDFKRTVRKGLDAVEGNDILVTLGIQPTRPDTGYGYIQYIPESGDDIKKVKTFTEKPHLELARQFVDSGEFVWNAGIFIWNVQSIIKSFENCLPEIAEIFEEGKSVYYTDGEEAFIEKAYSMTGSISIDNGVMEKASNVFVILCDLGWSDLGTWKSLYEVSDKNEEYNVVDGHVLLYDTKNCIIKTPKERLVAINGLDGFIVAEYDNVLMICRKEDEQKVKAFVADAKEKGTEFV encoded by the coding sequence ATGAATCACACATACGTCATTATTATGGCCGGTGGCATTGGAACCCGGTTCTGGCCATTTAGCCGGACCAGTTATCCAAAACAGTTTCACGACGTACTCGGTACCGGCCGCACGCTTCTGCAACAAACCGCTGATCGTTTCGACGGCATCTGTCCACCCGAAAACCTGTTTATTGTTACCAGCTCGCTCTACAAAGATCTTTGCCAGAAACAGCTTCCGCAACTAAGCGACGACCAGGTACTTTGCGAGCCAATTGCCCGAAATACAGCGCCCTGTATCGCGTATGCCTGCTACAAAATCGCGCAGCGTGATCCCAATGCAAACATCATTGTGGCGCCTGCCGATCATATCATTCTGAAAGAAGACGACTTTAAGCGGACCGTTCGGAAAGGACTTGATGCGGTTGAGGGCAATGATATTCTGGTGACCCTGGGCATTCAGCCAACGCGTCCAGACACAGGCTATGGCTATATTCAGTACATTCCTGAGTCGGGTGATGACATCAAAAAGGTGAAAACATTCACCGAGAAGCCCCACCTCGAACTGGCACGGCAGTTTGTCGATAGTGGAGAGTTTGTCTGGAATGCCGGTATATTCATCTGGAACGTACAGAGTATCATCAAATCGTTTGAGAACTGCCTCCCTGAGATTGCCGAGATTTTTGAAGAAGGTAAGTCCGTATATTACACCGACGGTGAAGAAGCGTTCATTGAGAAGGCTTATTCGATGACAGGCAGCATTTCCATCGACAACGGCGTTATGGAAAAAGCCTCGAACGTGTTCGTAATTCTGTGCGATCTGGGCTGGTCGGACCTGGGTACCTGGAAATCACTGTACGAGGTATCGGATAAGAACGAAGAATACAACGTTGTGGATGGCCACGTACTGTTGTACGATACCAAGAACTGCATCATTAAAACGCCGAAAGAACGCCTGGTTGCTATCAATGGCCTGGATGGTTTTATCGTTGCTGAATACGATAACGTACTGATGATCTGCCGGAAAGAAGATGAGCAGAAAGTCAAAGCGTTTGTGGCGGATGCCAAAGAAAAAGGTACGGAATTTGTCTAG